The proteins below come from a single Diceros bicornis minor isolate mBicDic1 chromosome 3, mDicBic1.mat.cur, whole genome shotgun sequence genomic window:
- the NOBOX gene encoding homeobox protein NOBOX: MILPLIDIKQKETFQDRARHLQFPRPGIVTLMLVDLKVWSPRRTEKPAYHDVPHLSRYSPDLEGTWVTGDKEGFKAQEDMHPCPESTSRTARTTLWPEDRALFPHTEVSRQSSSFAAMPACQVNDLRIPDPSLMKHLAVPVPARLLVCFCAVNNFMAPHGGAGPAPHLALRLAAGAGAAGLAPGPRAVQLPHAAVPGQPRPARVRGAGSGSPRVRAPHTCRPARFIRRRLCSRAGQPRRESGPWDPPGSPARNRGVSAWAGLGGLWPHGQWVSADSRAWGGRGAGVGQVLGRPTAPHPPSLGLDHSPRGGENAGPGVPGPFWSRFRHQSPFLPGRITVICRISRAPAVYQVSACWLSTGQEGGGKPLAAGLKEEKPLRSSAPDPQGAPDEEPPLSCAVSWEKKPSEAPGELTGADAGRVCHPTGSGALHKDRTLAPPRPQPQGEGCALPVREVKPGKRPCSPAPNKQKKPNAVGLASTSSPGATNSAHGTHNPVPCGSGRGPCHLSNLLSTLAPNSHHTDQKKRPPEVPCQVRKKTRTLYRSDQLEELERIFQEDHYPDSDKRREIAQTVGVTPQRIMVWFQNRRAKWRKVEKLNGKENKDSPAGPAPTPASSQFSSAAELPPTVPMDPEPGIFPQVAPLDTLPEPPMLLMSDQTLTPTQQSEGAQRVAVTPPLFSPPPVRRANLPFPLGPVHTPQLMPMLVDTPDSDSSHKNGPCGSWGTSVTPPPTCSYLEELEPQDYQQSNQPGPFQFPQAPQPQFSYLHPFPFHVPSSLTPPLPEDSLFTLPYGPNGGTSQGYFPGPPSGQILLQPPAGNMSTVPWNDPCLPELPFPGPFCPPALGHPPGGDGHFSDLFPASCAQVTSRQPSPGLTRLPEGARPGTGPVLGKAQEEQPAVSVEQPSAPKEVREEDKNSHSP, from the exons ATGATCTTGCCCTTGATTGATATTAAGCAAAAGGAGACATTTCAAGACAGGGCACGTCATCTTCAATTCCCAAGACCTGGAATTGTCACTCTAATGTTAGTGGACCTAAAAGtctggagccccagaaggacgGAGAAGCCTGCTTACCATGACGTGCCCCACCTTTCACGCTATTCACCAGACCTGGAGGGCACCTGGGTCACGGGGGACAAGGAAGGCTTCAAAGCCCAGGAAGACATGCATCCATGTCCTGAAAGCACAAGTAGAACTGCGAGGACCACACTGTGGCCGGAAGACAGGGCTCTCTTCCCACACACTGAGGTCTCCCGGCAGAGCTCTTCCTTC GCTGCCATGCCAGCCTGTCAAGTTAATGACCTCAGAATCCCGGACCCCTCCTTGATGAAACACTTAGCTGTACCCGTGCCAGCCAGGCTGCTGGTCTGTTTCTGCGCAGTGAATAACTTCATGGCCCCTCATGG GGGCGCCGGCCCAGCCCCGCACCTGGCCCTCCGGCTGGCCGCGGGGGCGGGAGCTGCGGGCCTCGCCCCAGGCCCTCGGGCCGTGCAGCTGCCCCACGCGGCGGTCCCGGGGCAGCCTCGCCCGGCGCGGGTGAGGGGCGCGGGCTCGGGCTCCCCGCGCGTGCGGGCTCCGCACACCTGCCGGCCCGCGAGGTTCATTAGGCGGCGCCTGTGCAGCCGGGCCGGGCAGCCGCGGAGGGAGTCCGGGCCATGGGACCCACCCGGGAGCCCCGCCAGGAACCGCGGGGTGAGCGCCTGGGCTGGTCTGGGGGGCCTCTGGCCACACGGCCAGTGGGTGTCAGCCGACTCTAGAGCTTGGGGAGGCcgaggggctggggtgggccaGGTGCTAGGGAGGCCCACGGCGCCGCACCCTCCATCCTTGGGGTTGGATCACTCTCCACGTGGAGGAGAAAACGCAGGCCCGGGAGTCCCAGGACCATTCTGGTCTAGGTTCCGACACCAGTCACCTTTCTTACCTGGGCGTATCACTGTAATATGTCGCATTTCTCGAGCACCTGCTGTGTACCAG GTCAGTGCCTGCTGGCTCTCCACAGGCCAGGAAGGTGGAGGCAAGCCCCTGGCTGCTGGGCTGAAGGAGGAGAAACCACTGCGGAGTTCAGCCCCCGACCCTCAGGGTGCCCCGGATGAGGAACCACCCCTCTCCTGCGCTGTCTCCTGGGAGAAGAAGCCGTCAGAGGCCCCTGGAGAACTAACTGGGGCTGATGCTGGGAGAGTGTGCCATCCAACTGGCTCGGGGGCTCTCCACAAAGACAGAACTCTGGCCCCACCTaggccccagccccagggggAAGGCTGCGCCCTCCCGGTGAGAGAGGTGAAGCCAGGGAAGAGGCCCTGCTCTCCAGCCCCCAATAAGCAGAAAAAGCCTAATGCCGTGGGTTTGGCCTCCACATCATCTCCTGGTGCCACTAACTCAGCCCATGGCACACACAACCCAGTGCCTTGTGGGTCAGGCCGGGGACCTTGCCATCTGTCCAACCTCCTCAGCACATTGGCCCCAAACAGCCACCACACAGACCAGAAGAAGAGGCCCCCAGAAGTGCCCTGCCAAGTTCGGAAAAAGACTCGAACACTATACCGCTCAG atcAGCTGGAGGAGCTAGAAAGGATCTTCCAAGAAGACCACTACCCAGACAGTGATAAGCGCCGGGAGATCGCCCAGACGGTGGGGGTCACCCCCCAACGCATCATG GTGTGGTTCCAGAATCGCCGGGCAAAGTGGCGAAAAGTGGAGAAACTGAATGGGAAGGAGAATAAGGACAGTCCTGCAGGGCCCGCCCCTACCCCTGCCAGCAGTCAGTTCAG CTCTGCAGCTGAGCTGCCACCGACTGTGCCCATGGACCCAGAGCCTGGTATCTTCCCTCAGGTGGCCCCTCTGGATACTCTTCCAG AGCCGCCCATGCTGCTGATGTCTGACCAGACCCTGACCCCAACCCAACAGAGTGAGGGTGCTCAGAGGGTGGCGGTGACCCCACCACTCTTCAGCCCCCCACCGGTTCGAAGAGCCAACCTTCCTTTTCCCCTCGGCCCTGTCCACACCCCCCAACTGATGCCTATGCTGGTGGATACTCCTGACAGTGACAGCAGCCACAAGAATGGCCCCTGTGGGTCCTGGGGGACAAG TGTCACGCCACCACCCACTTGCTCATACTTGGAAGAGCTGGAACCCCAGGACTACCAACAAAGCAACCAGCCGGGACCGTTCCAGTTCCCCCAGGCTCCACAGCCCCAGTTTTCATACCTGCATCCCTTCCCCTTCCACGTGCCCAGTTCACTGACACCTCCACTGCCAGAGGACTCTCTTTTCACATTGCCTTATGGCCCCAATGGGGGTACCTCGCAGGGCTACTTCCCAGGTCCTCCATCAGGGCAGATCCTGCTGCAGCCACCTGCTGGGAACATGA GTACAGTCCCCTGGAATGACCCCTGCTTGCCAGAACTGCCCTTCCCCGGTCCCTTCTGTCCACCTGCTCTGGGGCACCCCCCAGGAGGCGATGGCCACTTCTCCGATCTTTTTCCAGCTTCCTGTGCTCAGGTTACGAGCAGGCAGCCTTCTCCAGGTCTCACCCGGCTGCCTGAAGGGGCCAGACCAGGAACTGGGCCTGTACTCGGCAAGGCCCAAGAGGAGCAGCCTGCTGTCTCTGTGGAGCAGCCCTCGGCACCCAAGGAGGTTCGAGAGGAAGACAAGAACAGCCATAGCCCCTAG